The genomic segment tgggacagggatccctccctgggcaccgggagcacccccagcccagcccagggtgccAGAAGGACGGGTGTTTCCTCTGGaattttctcccctctcttaTTTTCGGAAACTCTTAAGCACTCGAAACCCCTCGTTCTCCCTCCCCCTAAAGATTTCGTTGCTTCAGCCCCCGTGGCTCTGGTAGGAGCCGGGTAGGTTGCTCAGGAGTTAGTGGACTTCTCTGGAATGAGACCTCGGAATAATAAATGGGAATTGTACGGGAGTGGTGGCCGGGAGAGGCTCTGTCAGTGCCTGTGGTGGCTGGGGGTGATGGGGGAGTGGGGCCACCCCTAAGGATGCCCCCCCAAAACTAAAGGCGAGGAGATGGGGGAATACAGGGAAGTCTGTGTGTCACTCTGCTCTGGGCAGGTctggggaagaggaaggtttgaggaagggaaagggggtGCTCCCTTTCCCCTCAGTTCTGTCAGCCCATTGCAGACCATGAAGGGCTCCtgagaagcagagctggagcctcTGCCAGCTGCATCCCAGCACCCAAACTGGTCACCCAAACCAGGGtcggcccccagccccccgcCAGCCTCGGTGCACAGGCAGAGGTGCCAGGAAAAGGGCATGGACAACCTTTGGGGTGGAGTAGGGCCCCTGTGCCCGGCCCTGAGGGGGCTGCACCCCCCGTGGGAGCCGAGCGGCCGCACGTTCCCAGCCTGGGGCTCCTCAGGTCCTGCTTTGCCTgatcccatcccagcagggtGAAAAGTTTGCTCCAAACTGGTTTGGGGAAGGCGTGCTGGGACATGCTGGGACGTGCTGGTGCCCACACTGGCCCTGGGATGGGAGTCGTGGGAGCACCGCcaccccctgctctgcaccctgaggtcaggggctgctgcagccccgggaagggacacagccctgggataGGCCTCAGGGGGTCCCCTTGGCCAGGCTGGAgatcccttcctcctgctgggATCCCTGCACATGGAGAGCAGCACCCTGGGATgccccagctctctcctgctgtCACCCCTGTATTGGGTGGGCTCATGGCATGGGGGTCTgtgcccctgtgccctccccagtCCAGCACAGACCCCCCCCTCACCCCGGCCCTGAGCAGGAGGGTGGACATACTGAAGTGTCCCTCAGCTGTAGCCCTGGCTGCTGAGACCTGAAAGAGCAACAACTCATCACAGAGCCGGTGTAGGATCAGAGCCCTGGTAAGGGGAGGGACCTCCCAGCCCCcagaatgggggggggggggcactgtggcactgccacagctccctgcaggcacaggcagcttccctggccccccagcccaccctgccctACTGAACACCCACATTCCTCCTCCAGGGCAGGTGCTCACCCCAAAAGGCAGCAGTGGGACTCTTCCCAACCTGTCCCTGATCCAGCTACAGCCACCTCCGAGGGCAGAGAGGACAGGTTCTCCAGACACATCCCTACGGGGACTGCACACCAGGATGGTCTGTGCCACCCCACAGCAGAGCCTACCCCACCCCCACCAAACCCCCCCATCCAGGGCTCAGAGCCAAACCTGGGGACATGGAACACTCACTGCTCCCAGGAGACTCAAACTTGCCCCAAACCTCCCACTCTGAGCACTCCTGGCTGTTCCCATGGCAGAGACAGCCAAGACAACCCCCACcgcaatggatttttaaaaactgaagtctTTATTAAAGTTTTATCCAAATTTTGTAACAAAAGATACAAAAGGGCTGGAGATCCTTATTTCTGGGACTAGTCTGACCAATCAAAACCTGACAGGTACTAGGCTAATATAAAATCCATACAATCTGCtaaaaatgcagggaaaaaaaaattagaactgctgctctgacatttcttcttttaaaaattccttaaaaCATTTATAAGTTACTCAGTTTGCATTTTACAGGATTAGTTCTTCTCCGAATGGTTACAGCGACTGTACAATGTAAGAGACAACAGCGAGAACAAAGAGCAACGGGATGTGCTGCAACACACACCACTCCTCTGAGGGAAGAAGGGCTGGAGTCTCGGGATGGCCCGGAGCACCCACCGGGAATGCCACAAAGTGCCAGTGCATGTCTGCACCCGTGGGAGCCCCAACAGCAGGACAGCAGTGACCTccacccccccagcacccagcagggACCCCCCCGGGTGCCAAAGGGCCAGTTCTCCCAAGGGATGTGCTGGctggacacctccaggaacAGGGAAGGTGGGAATGGGGTTGGGAATGCTCCTGGCTGGATCTCCCAAATCCTCCTTCCAGCGGCCGTGGGGTGAAGGGACACAGGCCCCACTGAGGGGACAGCTGGAATTCTGCTCcgtgctgggaagggaggaggaggatgcaaTGCCAGGCTGTCcagagctggcactggctgGCAGAAGGACCCTGAGAATTCACAGGCTAACACGGTCTCCGGGGAACGCTGAGTTAGGAGCATCACAGTGATAGTGGCTGTTCTGTACAATGAGAAATGGAGTCTGATGGAAGTGCAGTATCCCTTCACCTGGATTTCCTATCCCTTCCCAAAGGCTGCCCTGGAGGAGCCTCACCACGGCAAAGGCAAAAACCTGACCCACCCGGATATCCAAGTGATGGTTTTTAGGTGGCCACTgggaaaaatattccagtttatCAAATAAAATAGGAAAGCAAGTGCAGGGCTACTGCAAGGTGCACGGTCAGAGGTACCAGGTCATGCAAGcagcccccctcccctccccaaaaccccacatCCCCAGCACTAAAGCATCTTCAAGCATGTCCAGAGATCACATCACCATGATTTCAGATCAGACACCCTCAGGGATCATTTTCACTTCGAGTCCACGGAGATGAACCAGATTCTGCACCCAAGGTGGCTCAAGAGTCTTCAGAGAGCTGGTCTGAAGGATGGCAAAGACCTTCAGTGCTGGCTGGGTGTGAGCTGGAGCTCTGGATCCAGTGTGGCACAGCTGATTTGGGACACAAAGATACCCTAaggaggagattttttttctcttttttttttttttttttggattttttgtttttgttttgtattttttttttttttttttttttgcaagctgCTGCACAAACCACCGAACGGAGAAAAGCCTTTGGTCATGAGATAACTTGTGAGAAAAAGTAAGCCTTGTATGGAAGATTCCCCTGAATGCCTACAGTATtctaaatcttaaaaaaatatattgtggATGCTGCAGCCATACaaaggggggaggaggaggaggagtgggagaTGGGGATTTACAGTCTCACATAGACACAACGGGGAGGTTTAAGACAAGCACAGTCAGAGTCTGTAAAACTGATTGGCTCGCTGGGCTCAGTCATCCTCATCGTCCTCTTCGTCCTCTGGGTCTTCCTCTCCTTCATCCTCTAGACTTCGTTTTCTCTTCTGCCCACACGGATGGTCTGCAAAGAGAGGTCAAGGGTGAAGttctgcccagccctggggaacagcagctgagctgtggccTCACAAGGCACATCTGGGAGGAAAACCAGCACCATTccagagcagagatccaccCTACCCTGCTCCTCGTGGCACATGGAAAAGCCTGCGATAGCAGCAGACATGAACTACTTTCTGTGCCCTCTGAGCATCCCACATTTcaacagctgctggaaaaggggTTATTTTTGTTGAGGACCCGCAAAAACGCAGCATCTGCAGAATTCAGTCATTTCTAACCAAGTTCACGTGCCCTGTGCTGGACACTGGTGGGGCCTCAAATCCTGGGGacagttctgggcccctcaggacaaggacatggaggggctggagtgtgtgcagggaagggaacggaactggggaaggggctggagcagcaggagcagctgagggagctggggggggggctcagcctggagaaaaggaggctcaggggggaccttctggctctgcaaccccctgacaggaggggggagccgggggggagggggtcgggctctgctcccagggaacaagggacaggaggaaagGGAACAGACTCAAGTcgtgccagaggaggtttaggttgaatattagcaaaaattccttcatgggaagggtggtcagacactggcacaggctgcccagggcagtggtggagtcgtcatccctggaagtgttcaaaaacatgtggatgtggcacttagggacatggtttagagGTGAAGACGGTGGTGTTGGTCTTGATATTAACAGGGATTTCCCAACCTTAACATTCCATGAGTCATCCAAGATCGTTTGAATTCACACCAGCCACAACATTCTGTCAACATTCATTTGAGTGTTTATATTTGTTAAAACCAGAGGAGTCTGGACCCAAGAAGCTCAGGTCTGCAGCTGAACTGGTTTTCTAGGCAATCTGCCTCAAATATTTGGCAGAATTACCCAGAATGGTTGGAATTAGGAGGTACTGAAACCTGTTTTTCGTCCCCTTTGTGACCCTTGGTGATGACGCTACTCAACATTAGCTTGggcagaaaagctgcagcaacAACAGCCCTGCAATGAGGCTTGGGGAGCTCTAAAACCACCAAATATTTGTTGAGGCGGCTTTGGTAAGAAATTGTTTTGTTAGGATTCAACTCACCATCTTCAGCTTcatcctcttcatcctcctcaccatcttcctcctcatcttcctcctggAGTTAAAACAAGGCATTTTGTTGCAAGAACCACAACTCCCTGAGCTGTAACTCCACAGCAacctctgctcccaccccacTGAAGCCTCAAGGTGCTAGGGAGAAGCTGTTGGTTCCCAAATAGCTCCTCAATCCCTATGGATGGGGCTGCATGGCTTCATCACTTGGGGCCATGGGAAGTACCAGGACAAGCCTGAACTGGAAAACTCTGTGGACCATGAGTCAAAAGGTACAGGGAAAAAGTCAGAGGGCATGGCAAGCTCCTCAGATCTGCCCTCAAAGTGACACCTGGGTCACCAGACAAGGGATAATTGCGTGACCAAACAGCCCAGTGACAGAAAGCCTCATCTCATCATCTactccatcctcctcctcttcagaAAGCCTCACCTCATCATCTactccatcctcctcctcttcacctTCCAGgtcatcatcttcatcttcttcatcaTCAATGACTTCTTCATCCAaatcatcttcctcttcatcatcgtcctcttcctcaccttctaccaaaaggagagggaaggaagcgTTCCAGTTCCCAAGTCCTCGCCATCCCCAGACACTCTGCTCACCCCTCAGtgctgtgtgagcagcaggcagggatcACACAGGACGAGGAGGGAGAACAACACCCCTGTCACCTCCCAGAAAATCCCATTCCCTCCCCAGCTTTCTGGAGGAGGGTATGTGGGTACCCAGACAGCCCCTATTCAGTGCTAATCAGTTATGGGGCAACGTGCCCACGCAGAAGCAGAAAGGGGGTTGTTCCCCAGCAAGAAAACcaagaggagagaaaatcctCACCTTCGCCATTCTCATACTCATCTTCCAGTGCATCCCCATCTGCTTCAGGGTCTGAGTCAGGGGCTTCCTGCTCGTCAGCATCAAAGCCGTCCAGGTAGgtgagctggggcaggagggcgAACACGCTCTCCCGGTAGTTGATGAGCATCGTCACCTCGCAGTTGAAGAGGTCCAGACTGTGGAGGTTGGGCagctttttctgcaaaaatcaATGCGTTAACATTATTTACAACACTGTTTGGAGATCAGGCAGCCATGGGAGGACAGTGGCTCTGCCCCATGTGCTCCTCAGATACAGGGAAGTCGCTGCTCTTGCTATTTGTGGACacagaaaatttctttccagCTCCTCTATTTCCCTTCCTTGGAGCCAACTCTGAAACCATCTgcaaatctttctttcttctgaacaGGCACGGAAAGCCAAGGAATCACTGAGCTGGACTCATCCTGCCCAAAATACCATGCAAAATACACAAGAGCAGAGCACAAGGAGAGCTGCAGCCTGAgtgccctcagcacagcccagctcaggcCATCCCACCAGGCACCAGGTCAAGGAAAGGAGGAGCAAAACAGTGCCAAATTCCTTCGGGAGGGGATGGATGGACCAAACAGCCAATGAGGCAAATGCCCCGAACCAGATCTTTCACGTATCCCTTAGGATCACATGACAGGAGCCTTCTTGGGGCAGTTCCGAAGaaatctcagaggtcttttccaacctaactgactgtgattctgtgactgggAGCCCCTGCAATGCCGTGGCAGCAGGAgggtcccagcccagcagaaTCTTTAGGCTGATGTGACAGATGCCCTGACTGGTGTCCAAGTACCTCATTCCATGACACTCCAGGTGCCACCTACCTCCAACTGCCTCCGACCCTCTCCTGGTCCTTTCCCAGATGGACACTGAGCATCCACAGTTTTACTCATCCAGCCCAATTTCACGCTTCTTTTAGCAACTGGCTGCTGGTTTTCCAGACTGAGGAGCCATTAACTATTAGCCCAGCCTCAAACTGGGCTCAAATCTGTTCCCATCAGAACCACGAAGTGCTGTTGGAACAGTTACCAAGACATTGGATTCCTGCTGCACAGACCCAATTCCCCAAAGGAAACGTCATCCCTGAGATTCCAGCCTGGAATCTTCACTCACCAAGGGCTCCAGGGTATTGATGTCTTTGATCTTGTTGCCACTGAGATTCAAGTGTGTCAGGTTGGGAGTTTTCTCTGCTAGAACTTCAAGGCCACCAGAAATCCTGTTATcactcagctccagctgccaggggGGAACATCAAATGGTCACCAAGTGTTTCAGCTTGTGATGTGGGGAAGAACATTGCCCTAAGAACTGGGCCACAATGAGCACCCAAATTCCAGACCctgtcacagagcagcaggtCAAGTTTTCCCTTAAAACCCGTTTCCTGCAgtgacacagcactgccagccacCTCCATGCTCGTAGGTGCCccaaaatccaaaatatttatgttatgAAGCCTCTGacagcagcacaacagcaaaaggaagagaaggaggacaCTCAACATCTAAAGAGCTCAGAAGCATCTTGTGCACTCAAATCTGACCCCTCTCACTTGCTCAAAgagcaaaaaagcaaaattaaatggCCTTTTCTTGGCAAATACGGGAAAAACAAGTGCCACCAGAAGTCTCAGGGCAAGGACTGGTGGAGATGGGACCACAGGCCTGACTCACCTTCCGGAGCTTGTTGAGTTTGGGGAGGTTGGACACAGACAGCAGGTTGATGTTAATCATGCTGAGGAACTCCAGGTTCTCAAAGTCCGAGGAGAGACCAACCACCTTTCCATCCTCCGAGCGACAGTTATCCAAGACCAGCTCCTTCACCTGCAAACAGAGACGCTCCCAGTGTCACCTCACCTGCCAAAGTGTCACCTGGGTTCTGTCAGGTGACATCAGTCTGTGCCTGAAGTTCCTCCTCACTCAGATCAAAGGACACACGAGATCTTGGAGCCAAAGAACTGCAGTGAGGGCACAAGGTGAGAATCCCTCATCGTGGTGGGAGCTTCATCCTTTAATCACAGGCCACCAACACACTACAGCTGACCCACCAAGGTCCCCCTTGTCCATGAAGCAGCACCCAGGGTGGGACCATGAGTTCACGTCAAAACACTCCATGCAGAAGCATCAATAAGCTTTCAGAGTCACGCTCCAGGCTTCACTAACGAGAGGTCAAACAAGGTCATCTGGTTTTGTCCCCTTCCGTGTTCTCCCCCACACCACTGGGGTGCTGGAAAACCTGCCCCTGGAGGATCTGCTTCCCTGTGACAGTGTCCACATGAGGTGACAGGTTCCAAACTCAGGCTCGTGGTGCAGGGCCACTGATGGCATCTAATGCTGTGCCCAGCACGGATCACACACAGAAACCATCGTTACCCAGGAACTCTGCACAAAAATCAACCTGTTTGGGCCACCAGGACCTTAAAGCACCAGCACAGAACTGCTCCCCTCTAAACATCTGGGGGTAAAACATCCCTGGcacccctttcccccccccaaagtGTGGGGGAGTGATGCTCCAGCCCAAGCTCTCACAAGCCACTTCCAAAACCTGCTTTTACCCCACACATTCTTCACAGCAATATGCAAAAATGAGCCTTGGCCAGAAGGCTTGTGGCGCTTTCCAAATTCCTCCTTTGCAGTGCTCCCATTTTACCTCCCCTGCTCACACCAGCCAACTATTAGGGAGtcattttaaattcactttGCCTTCCTGGAGGCAGTTTGGGGGCTGCTGTGCCATCTTTGCCACAGGCACAGCATAAGCTCTGAACCAATTAATGCTTCAAACTCCCCGGGTGGCATCAACTGGTCAGGGTTTGGAGTTGAGGCTCAGCCAGGAGTTTTGTAGCCGAACATGTTTTGCTCCCAACACCGTGGAAGTCTCCAACCTGAACCAAGACTGTCTCCGTGGGGGGTGTAAAGGCGGCCAAGGCCAGACCTGGGTGGCTGTTGTGTGGGCACAGAGGTGATCCTAAACGTAATGAGGttatcatggaatggtttgggttggaagggaacttaaatcccatccagtcccaccccctgccatgggcagcgacaccttccactagcccaggttgctccaagccccatccaacctggccttggacacttccagggatggggcagccacagcttctctgggcaacctgtgccagggcctcagtgAAACTCTGAACTAACGTGGCCAAGACCAGGTTTAACCCAGGCCGGGCCCTGCCCTGATAGCCCAGGACGAGCcgcagcaggacagggcagcGAGGAGGGCTTTGCTCCCGGGACACCCCGCTCTGACCTCGCTGGCTCTGCAATTCCCGGCTCACACCACCGGGACCAGCCGCCCGCAGCTCCTCTCGCTCAGCCCTTCCCGTCCCGCAAATCCCTTCTCCATCCACGAAGCCGCTCTAATCCCCACCCAAAGCTCCGCTCACGGCCCCATTTCCTTCGTGTGCTCGGGGCTTTCGGAGCTGCCACGACACCTGAGTGTTCCGGGGCGAGACGGGACGGGCACGGCCCAGAGGGGCGGCCCGGGGAGATCCAGGGAAAGGGCAGATCCAGGGAAAGGGCAGATCCAGGGAAAGGGCAGATCCAGAGATTTGGAAAATCCAGGCGAAGGGGCGGCCCGGGAATCGGAAGATCCAGGGAAGAGGCAGCCTGGGCATGGGAAGACCAAGCGAAGAGGCGGCCCGGGAACGGAAAGATCGCGGGAAGAGACGATCCAGGGGGAGGGAATATCCAGGGCAAGGCAAGACCCGGGGGAAGGGAAGGCCCGGCTATGGGGcggccctgcagccccaggccCGGTCCGGGGCGGCCGCGCCGGCACTTTGAGGCTCATCCCCGGCAGCCCCTCCAGCCGTTCCCCGGGCAGGGGGATCCCGCGGGGCTCCGGGATCCCGCGGGGCTCCGGGATCCCGCGGGGCTCCGGGATCCCGCGGGGCTCCGGGATCCCGCGGGGCTCCGGGATCCCGCGGGGCTCCGGGATCCCGCGGGGCTCCGGGATCCCGCGGGGCTCCGGGATCCCGCGGGGCTCCGGGATCCCGCGGGGCTCCGGGATCCCGCGGGGCTCCGGGATCCCCGCGGGGCTCCGGGATCCCGCGGGGCTCCGGGATCCCGCGGGGCTCCGGGATCCCGCGGGGCTCCGGGATCCCGCGGGGCTCCGGGATCCCGCGGGGCTCCGGGATCCCGCGGGGCGCCGATCCCGGCGCGGGATCGAACATGGCCGAGCGCCGCCATGGCCGCGCGGAGCCTGCCCAGCCCCGGCGCGGCCGCTCCGCCGCGGCgggccccggccctgccctgccccgctcccccgCCGTCCCCCCGCTCTCCGGGCGCGGGCCGGGCCGTGCGGGACCGTGCGGGTCCCGGGGCCCGCGCGGGGGCCGGCTGCGGGCGGGCCCCGCCGCGCACAGTGCGCGCCGCcatggcggggccggggcacGGCCGGgagcgctcccgccgccgcgccccgcgccccccgcc from the Chiroxiphia lanceolata isolate bChiLan1 chromosome 27, bChiLan1.pri, whole genome shotgun sequence genome contains:
- the LOC116799265 gene encoding acidic leucine-rich nuclear phosphoprotein 32 family member B isoform X1 gives rise to the protein MEMEKRLTLELRNKKPGEVKELVLDNCRSEDGKVVGLSSDFENLEFLSMININLLSVSNLPKLNKLRKLELSDNRISGGLEVLAEKTPNLTHLNLSGNKIKDINTLEPLKKLPNLHSLDLFNCEVTMLINYRESVFALLPQLTYLDGFDADEQEAPDSDPEADGDALEDEYENGEEGEEEDDDEEEDDLDEEVIDDEEDEDDDLEGEEEEDGVDDEEEDEEEDGEEDEEDEAEDDHPCGQKRKRSLEDEGEEDPEDEEDDEDD
- the LOC116799265 gene encoding acidic leucine-rich nuclear phosphoprotein 32 family member B isoform X2, giving the protein MEMEKRLTLELRNKKPGEVKELVLDNCRSEDGKVVGLSSDFENLEFLSMININLLSVSNLPKLNKLRKLELSDNRISGGLEVLAEKTPNLTHLNLSGNKIKDINTLEPLKKLPNLHSLDLFNCEVTMLINYRESVFALLPQLTYLDGFDADEQEAPDSDPEADGDALEDEYENGEGEEEDDDEEEDDLDEEVIDDEEDEDDDLEGEEEEDGVDDEEEDEEEDGEEDEEDEAEDDHPCGQKRKRSLEDEGEEDPEDEEDDEDD
- the LOC116799265 gene encoding acidic leucine-rich nuclear phosphoprotein 32 family member B isoform X3, which translates into the protein MEMEKRLTLELRNKKPGEVKELVLDNCRSEDGKVVGLSSDFENLEFLSMININLLSVSNLPKLNKLRKLELSDNRISGGLEVLAEKTPNLTHLNLSGNKIKDINTLEPLKKLPNLHSLDLFNCEVTMLINYRESVFALLPQLTYLDGFDADEQEAPDSDPEADGDALEDEYENGEEGEEEDDDEEEDDLDEEVIDDEEDEDDDLEGEEEEDGVDDEVRLSVTGLFGHAIIPCLVTQVSL